One Melospiza melodia melodia isolate bMelMel2 chromosome 1, bMelMel2.pri, whole genome shotgun sequence genomic window carries:
- the FAM110B gene encoding protein FAM110B translates to MPTETLPTGSMVKPVSPAVTFTSAVPLRILNKGPDYFRRQAEPNPKRLSAVERLEADKAKYVKSQEVINAKQEPVKPAVLAKPPVCPAAKRALGSPTLKVFSNNAKTESGVQRENLKLEILKNIINSSEGSSSGSGHKHGPRNWPPHRADSTELNRHSFAESLKVYPTQGRSSPQESSSNVSRRLLDQSAETFLHVSHSSSDIRKVTSAKPLKAIPCSSSAPPLPPKPKIAAIATLKSPEIEAVESGCGVSRRPSLQRSKSDLSDRYFRVDADVERFFNYCGLDPEELENLGMENFARANSDIISLNFRSASMISSDCEQSQDSNSDLRNDDSANDRVPYGISAIERNARIIKWLYSIKQARESQKVSHV, encoded by the coding sequence ATGCCTACAGAAACATTACCGACAGGTAGCATGGTGAAGCCGGTCAGCCCTGCCGTGACTTTCACATCTGCCGTTCCTCTCCGCATCCTGAACAAAGGACCCGACTATTTTCGCAGGCAGGCGGAGCCTAACCCAAAAAGACTGAGTGCGGTGGAGAGGCTCGAAGCCGACAAGGCGAAATACGTCAAGAGCCAGGAGGTCATCAATGCCAAGCAGGAGCCTGTGAAGCCGGCGGTGCTGGCGAAGCCGCCGGTCTGTCCCGCGGCCAAGCGAGCGCTGGGGAGCCCCACCTTGAAAGTCTTCAGCAACAATGCAAAGACTGAGAGTGGAGTCCAGAGAGAAAATCTGAAACTCGAGATTTTGAAGAACATCATCAACAGCTCTGAAGGCTCCAGCTCAGGCTCAGGGCATAAGCACGGTCCCCGAAATTGGCCACCCCACAGGGCCGATTCGACAGAGCTGAACCGACACTCGTTCGCCGAATCCTTGAAGGTTTACCCCACGCAGGGCCGGAGCAGcccccaggagagcagctccaatGTCAGCAGAAGGCTCCTAGATCAGTCAGCAGAGACTTTCTTGCATGTCTCTCACAGCTCTTCAGACATTAGGAAAGTAACTAGTGCAAAGCCCTTAAAAGCAATACCCTGCAGTAGTTCAGCCCCACCTCTGCCTCCAAAGCCCAAAATCGCTGCCATTGCCACCCTGAAGTCCCCAGAGATTGAGGCAGTGGAGTCTGGGTGCGGAGTTAGTAGAAGACCCTCCCTACAGCGGTCAAAATCAGACTTAAGCGACAGATACTTTCGCGTTGACGCAGACGTTGAACGATTCTTTAACTACTGCGGACTGGATCCTGAAGAGCTTGAAAACCTTGGGATGGAAAACTTTGCAAGGGCTAACTCTGATATTATATCCCTCAACTTTCGCAGTGCAAGCATGATTAGCTCAGACTGTGAACAGTCTCAGGACAGCAACAGTGACCTTAGAAATGATGACAGTGCCAATGACCGTGTGCCATACGGCATTTCTGCCATTGAAAGGAATGCCAGAATCATCAAGTGGTTGTATAGCATCAAGCAAGCTAGAGAGTCACAGAAAGTGTCCCATGTGTGA